Within Scleropages formosus chromosome 24, fSclFor1.1, whole genome shotgun sequence, the genomic segment GCTCCTCTAAATCTGcgaaacaaaacacaaacacagtgacaagGTGTCCCCacctgcgtgcgtgtgtgaaaACGGGTTCCGCACACATTCGAGAGCGACGCGTGAAGCAAGGCTGTGCGGTGGAGCAGAAGGTAGAAGGTTTTTACGATGCGCAGCGGGGTGACAGCGGGCGGCGGAGCGCACGCTGGGAGGCGTGAAACCCCGAGGACGGCGCTGAGGCCGACGACTCGACGTACGAGCGTGTCGCCTCACGACGCGAGCTCTGGATCTCGGGACTTTGCGCAGCAAACATTAACTGATGACCCGGGAAGCCGCTGGTTTTGGACGCGCGGCACCGGCCCGTTCGCCGAGACCTCGCGAGCAGCCGGTGAAAGACGGAAGACGCGCGGCACATTCGTCCCAAATGGATGCGGGACACTTGTGAGACAGAAAGGACGTTCCGGTCCAGGGGTGTCAAACATCTGGTCCGCATACTGAGATTTGCCGGCTCGTAGGCAGTGCGCAGACACCGCACTTTGCCGCTGTCCCAGGTCAGCGCGTCCAACGCGAGGAAGCAGGTGCGGCGTAAATGAGCTGCGGAGACGTCACGGTGCACGACGTCAGGGGCCACCGTTAGAGCAGGGGCCCCAAGGACGGGGCCACCCGAGGAAAGGGCGCGAGCCGCACGCAGCTCTGCGGGAGGCTCTCGGACACGTCCTGCAGTTACGCCGCCATCGTCCCAGGTCCCGAGGAGGACAAGACCGCCGATTCAAGATGACGCTTAAATTGCCGGCGACCAGCATCGCGAACGCCTTCGAGTGGTTCCGGCGCATCAGCTCCACGATGAGAAAAGCCCAGCTGAGGCTGCTCTTCCTGTACCGAGCGCATCGTGAGGGAGCTTCCGCGCTGCCGTCAGAGAGTCTCTTCAGCGTCTCCGCCGGATCCCGCTGGACTGGACCCCATGGAATCCCACGACCGGATCCCACCGGATCACTGACTGCTGCACACCATCGATAAGACGTGAGCGTCACAGGCGTGAAGAAGAGAGGAGACGGGACTGCGGTGGATCCCAATCATCACAAAGTGCCGTTGAGCACCTCAACTAAACCACGTACCTGCgcccccctcccgcccccccACGTTGCACTACACCTCACCAGGTGCTCTGTACTCCAAACTTCGGGAACTATTTGCGCTCTTTGCTGCTGCTCTGTTCTCGTTCTTTTTGTCGATGTTGTCGCCACTTTGCTCGTCTTTCTGGTGCTCCGTGTTTCTTACTGTGCCCCGTTTTCCACGTTTCGCAGCAAACCGAAGCCAGTCACGCATGTTTCACACGCTGCCAGTAAAGAAGGCCTCCGAGTTGTCGATGAAGAGACACCTACCGCAATTTACGCTAGGGTTTGTGGTACTTTGCCGCTCCGCACGTCACCGCCTCTCTTGCCGCACGGATATGATGCGGGACACGGGTCCACCGCAGGGCCAGGAGTCCCTTTCTTTGCACTTTTCACGAATTCTTTGCTGTGCTGGGCTGCCGGCCGACTTTACCACAGTTACCTGTACCGTACTGTACCGTTTACCATAACTGCTGCTGCAGAGAGAAGAGTGTCGGCACAAATAAACCGAAAcgaaatgaaagaatgaaataatGTCCCCAAGTTCTCCGCAAAGTGCCAGGACAGCATGTTGCGAAAGACACGTGTCGTCACACACTCGTTAGTGTTAAGGCTCTCGCCACACGAAGGCTCTGGGTACGACTGCGCAGtcgcacagcggcacagcggcacagcggcacagcggcacaAGTGACACCGCAGCAGGGAAACACACGGCACAGCGGTTGCCATTGCTCTAAATAGCACAGGCAGAAAACTTACCCGGCTGCACGAGGTGaggcagctgctagtgtagtggttcaagcgactgcctttggaccccaaggttgcaggtttgagtctcacctccagctgtagtacccttgagcatggtgcTTGTTCtcaattacccagctatataaaggggtaaataattctaaccttaacattgtaagctgctttggagaaaagcatcaggtaaatgggtttgatccccatttggcatatgtggagtttgcatgttctctgtgtgggtttcttccaggtgctctggttccttcccacactccaaagacatgtgtttctgctgaattagtgactctaacTGATCAGAGTATGAGTATCTTCcaaatgctgttttgtttttttttttaaaaaaacaatttgcttTTTGAACACAGATACATTCATGAACTCATCTGTCACGTCTTTACGGAGcaacttacaacgatttacccgcTGACAGAGCCGGGTAATCGTTGTCGGAGAAACGTACGCCTGTACGTGGCTCATGGGTACAACGGCAGGGGTCGGAATCTGCGTGAGCCGTTTCAAGTGGTATGGAAGAGCTCTTAGCGCTCTGGTGTCTCACATTTTCTTCTTGCTTCTTCTAGCACGTTGAGAAGTTGCTGGTAAAATCAGTGTCTAAAATGAACTGCTTAATTCGCAGGGTTATTGGCACCAGACTCCATGAGCACATGTAACGATCGCAGTCACTTGTAACTCTCACCCTGTtattaacatgtatttttacactgtCATTTGTAAGAAACGAAGAGTAAATTCAATGATGCTCATTTCAAATGATATCTTCTACTTGAATAGAATTCCATGTTTTACCACTTACGTTTTTCAACTTCTTACTCTTCCAGCATCTTTCTGCACTTTCTTGAAACGCTTTTGGTTCAAGTGACTAGATCTCCAAGACACAAACCAAAGGCTGAGAGCAGCAGAGATGCTCGGAAGCCacatgatggggggggggggggggggggggctggttgCCTTATGTGTCACTCAACCACCAGAGTTGGTTTTACAGTGAATCTGCACAAGTGCTGCTTTAGAGCTAGTTTTGGGTAAATAACCACTAATTACATTTGCTACACAAGGACGGCCTGTGTGCGTCCACCACAGGTCACGCCCCACGTTCCAGGTGTGAAAACCATTGTTGCACTgaaaggcaaggcaaggcaaggcaaggcaaggcaaggcaaggcaaggcaaggcaagacAAAGGGGGATACTTGCTCTCATAGTCCAGCTGCTCATCGGAGACGCTGTCCGTCTCCAGGTCTTTCTGCCGTTTCACAGAGTAGCGCAGTCGGGTCGCCAGGCCCTGGTTTCGCCTCTTGTAGTTCTTGATCAAGTCTGGAAGCGTCTCGAAGAACTTCTCCTCCACACCGGAAGAGGCCTGTAACAAGGATCACGTTTCAGCGCACGTGTCGTCTAGCGTCCCTCTCGCTGCGTCCACGTGTTGCGTCCACGCGTGTCCACATGCGTCCACGCGGCTTCCGGCGAGCCGAGCGCTCCGGGTGTATCTCAGCCTCGAGCTCATCCTCATTCATCCTCACTCACTCGTCTTTTCTCATTCCTGATATATCTGCGCAGCTTTGAAGTGCAGCTGCTGGAAGACGTTCCCTCATTCCGACTAGTGACACTCGTGTCCACCTCCGCGGCTGCGACTCGTCCTTCCTGTGTGACACTGCAGCCTCGCAGCTGTGAACCGAAGCGCTGCTGCCGTCGCCGCTTGTCAAAATGTCCCAGGAGTCACACTGCTCCCGTTCTGGATAGAAAAGGGCTGAAAACTGAGCTCTGGCTGCAATCgcagcttctccttctccttcacacacacacacacacacacacacacacacactcgactGCAGGGCATTTCTCTCCACGCACAACGTGGCCTCACTGCAGTTGTTCTCCCGCTCGGGGAGCCCTCATTTCAAGTGTACATTTCTGGGGCGAACGTCACGTGTTCGCCTCCTGCTAGCTTTACACCAGCATTACAGCGTTTTTACTACAGTCCGGGAGCTTCCTCGGctgtcctcccgcaccaccgCCGCCCTCCCGCAGAGGCGCCatcaagctgcttttctcccacACGGAGCGTCGCGTCACCTTTCCCTCCAGCTGGTTCGCTCACCTGCAAGGTGTAGTTCCCGCCATGGGTCTGAAGGATGCGGTAGGTGTACACAACCTTCTGCTTGCTGTGGAGACAAGGAAAAGTGCGTCAGAACGGTGCTTGGAGGCGGAAGCTCAGGCCCACCGTTCGAGGCTCATCGCTCGCTCGTCGCTCGCTCATCCTTGTCCACGCAGTCGCATCCGCCCGTGTCCCCGTCTCCTCGACACAGAAGCACGGGTCGGCGGAAGGACGCAGGACACCGACGTCGACGTGGTTTCATTTCGAGTGACGTACGTCTCCTTGAGCAACGCAAAGAGGTCATTGCTTCGCATCGCAGAGGGAGACGCTTGGATGCGCACACAGACCGTAGCGCAcggtcaatttgtcacataccacggcACGAACCGGTGTACAGCATGCATCACGAGTTGCTGCACAAAGGTTcgtccattattcaacaatttctaagcACAAAAGTCTTGGACATCAGCATTTACACGTTTCTCGAGCACTCAAGAGTTgaagggagaagtgagtctcaaagaggtgagttttgagacccttcctgactgcagagagggattcagcagttctgagtgacaggggtaggtcattccaccaaccgagaaccttcgtgcttttgaATTTggacctttcgtgtgtgggacacCAGGCGCTTGGAGGTGGAAGAGCGCAGCGGCGTGGGGGCTGACCCTTCGTGTGTTTCACGCACGGGTTTTTGAGGAGCGCGGCTCGGCTTCGCGGGGCAAACGTCGCGGCGGCTTCCGCGGCGACGTCGCGATCTCGTCGGGGGAGCCGAGCCGAAGCGATTCCCGTCGTGATCGTGAAACGAATGTCCGGCGAAGCCCGGAAAAGAGCCACTTGCGCAGAAGCAGAGCACGGCAGGTGAAGACAGGACCGGTGTCCCTCCGTACCCTTGTACCGTGCTCGAGGGAAGCGCGTTCGGAACAGGGACTCGACGCAGCGACGCAGACGCTGCAATATGTCGCACCACGGTAGGATGTGGAACTGGCTCCTCCGAGCGCAGGCTGGACGCTCGAACCACGGCGCTCCGCTACACGCTCAGTAACGAAAGGGAACATTGGTTTTACAGCAGTAATtatcaaaagaaaaaaccccCACGAGTCGATTGAGGAAAATGTTGCACATCGTTCGTTGCGTCACTCTATGC encodes:
- the LOC108939543 gene encoding SH2 domain-containing protein 1A, translated to MCMCVWPCLWAGMDDNLVYHGNISKQKCEELLSKMGKEGAYLIRDSETIQGALCLCVYKQKVVYTYRILQTHGGNYTLQASSGVEEKFFETLPDLIKNYKRRNQGLATRLRYSVKRQKDLETDSVSDEQLDYENLEEQSDYVEVLPS